The Urbifossiella limnaea genome has a window encoding:
- a CDS encoding alpha/beta hydrolase, which translates to MRTLLAVAALALVAADLPDVDPAVFPPDDPRAKALSKMVWADARKRLADAGEREANAFAAVRSRADWEAFRNPRLVALKASLGHWPEPPARVRVEVLKSIPGDGFVIDNLVYESRPGLWVTANRYRPATPAAKMPGFLLSHSHHTGRTQGELQDMGMTWARAGGVVLVPDHLGHGERRQHPFRTEKDFPQQFKAGRQDYYHRYVTNLQLSAVGDSLMGWMAWDLMRGVDVLLQHSGADPERIIILGAVAGGGDPAGVTAALDRRISCVVPFNFGGWQPESSVTANPDREFAWFGDGYWESTRGLRNGARDGFAHWVIVGCVAPRPVVYAHEFAWNPATDPAWPRLQKVFGFYAAVDKLGFAHGGGSVKGQPPESTHCTHIGAVHRKMVYPYLAKWFGMPSPAEYSKRLPSDQLACWTDPAEALWLRPRELGLVLQEIGVEQQAAVRLRLDAVRPAERPAVLRKEWAARLGDVDPRPAPAVFAGRSEPIPGGTLARFALETEPGITVPLLLLKPTVPGPRPVVVMVSQPGRAGFLKQRGEAIDAFLKAGVAVCLPDVRGTGETQPGTSPERSGSRTSLSQTEQILGRTVLGNQLRDLRTVLGWLHKQPGGDAGRVVVWGESFVEPFVNVGPPRVPLDLTQPRHAEPGAPTLALLAGLFEESVAGVVARRGLQGYMELDKPYVLLPHDAVVPGGVAAGDLGLLAGPRVVASEPVNGTNEVSRFRPRRPVADDVAAALVWVEGR; encoded by the coding sequence ATGCGCACCCTTCTCGCCGTCGCCGCCCTGGCCCTCGTCGCGGCCGACCTGCCGGACGTGGACCCCGCCGTCTTCCCGCCCGACGACCCGCGCGCCAAGGCCCTGTCGAAGATGGTCTGGGCCGACGCCCGCAAGCGCCTCGCCGACGCCGGCGAGCGCGAGGCGAACGCCTTCGCCGCGGTGCGGTCCCGCGCCGACTGGGAAGCCTTCCGCAACCCGCGCCTGGTGGCGCTCAAGGCGTCGCTCGGCCACTGGCCCGAGCCGCCGGCGCGCGTCCGCGTCGAGGTGCTGAAGTCGATCCCCGGCGACGGCTTTGTGATCGACAACCTCGTCTACGAGTCGCGGCCCGGCCTGTGGGTCACGGCCAACCGCTACCGCCCCGCGACACCCGCGGCGAAGATGCCGGGCTTCCTCCTGTCGCACAGTCACCACACCGGCCGCACGCAGGGCGAGCTTCAGGACATGGGGATGACGTGGGCGCGCGCCGGCGGCGTCGTGCTCGTCCCCGACCACCTCGGCCACGGCGAGCGGCGCCAGCACCCGTTCCGCACCGAGAAGGACTTCCCGCAACAGTTCAAGGCCGGCCGACAGGACTACTACCACCGCTACGTCACGAACCTGCAGCTGTCGGCGGTCGGCGACTCGCTCATGGGCTGGATGGCGTGGGACCTGATGCGCGGTGTCGATGTGCTCCTGCAACACTCGGGCGCCGACCCGGAGCGCATCATCATCCTCGGCGCCGTCGCCGGTGGCGGCGACCCGGCGGGCGTGACCGCGGCGCTCGACCGGCGTATCTCGTGCGTCGTGCCGTTCAACTTCGGCGGCTGGCAGCCGGAGTCGAGCGTCACGGCGAACCCAGACCGCGAGTTCGCGTGGTTCGGCGACGGGTACTGGGAGAGCACCCGCGGCCTCCGCAACGGCGCCCGCGACGGCTTCGCCCACTGGGTGATCGTGGGGTGCGTTGCCCCGCGGCCGGTGGTGTACGCCCACGAGTTCGCGTGGAACCCGGCGACCGACCCGGCGTGGCCGCGGCTGCAGAAGGTGTTCGGCTTCTACGCCGCCGTCGACAAGCTTGGCTTCGCCCACGGCGGCGGCAGCGTGAAGGGCCAGCCGCCTGAGAGCACCCACTGCACGCACATCGGCGCGGTTCATCGGAAGATGGTGTACCCGTACCTGGCGAAGTGGTTCGGCATGCCGTCGCCCGCGGAGTACAGCAAGCGGCTCCCGTCCGACCAACTCGCGTGTTGGACCGACCCCGCGGAGGCGCTGTGGCTCCGCCCGCGGGAACTGGGGCTCGTCCTCCAGGAAATCGGCGTGGAACAACAGGCCGCGGTGCGCCTGCGGTTGGACGCGGTGCGGCCGGCGGAGCGGCCAGCGGTGTTGCGCAAGGAGTGGGCAGCCCGACTCGGCGACGTCGACCCGCGGCCGGCCCCGGCCGTGTTCGCGGGTCGTTCCGAACCCATCCCCGGGGGCACGCTGGCCCGCTTCGCCCTGGAGACGGAACCCGGGATCACCGTGCCGCTGCTGCTGCTGAAGCCCACCGTGCCGGGCCCGCGGCCGGTGGTGGTGATGGTGTCGCAGCCGGGGCGGGCGGGGTTCCTCAAGCAGCGCGGCGAGGCGATCGACGCCTTCCTGAAGGCGGGTGTCGCGGTCTGCCTCCCGGACGTGCGCGGCACTGGCGAAACGCAGCCCGGCACGTCCCCGGAGCGGAGCGGCAGCCGCACCTCGCTGTCGCAGACGGAGCAAATCCTGGGGCGAACCGTCCTCGGGAACCAGCTGCGCGACCTGCGAACGGTGCTGGGTTGGCTCCACAAGCAGCCCGGGGGCGACGCCGGCCGGGTGGTCGTCTGGGGCGAGTCGTTCGTGGAACCCTTCGTGAATGTCGGCCCGCCCCGCGTCCCGCTCGACCTCACGCAGCCGCGCCACGCCGAGCCCGGTGCCCCCACCCTGGCGCTGCTCGCGGGGCTGTTCGAGGAGTCGGTGGCCGGCGTCGTGGCCCGGCGCGGGTTGCAGGGGTACATGGAGCTGGACAAGCCGTACGTCCTGCTGCCGCACGACGCCGTCGTGCCCGGGGGTGTCGCGGCCGGCGACCTCGGGCTACTGGCCGGGCCGCGGGTGGTGGCGTCCGAGCCGGTGAACGGGACGAACGAGGTGAGCCGCTTCCGCCCACGGCGGCCGGTCGCGGACGACGTGGCCGCCGCGCTCGTCTGGGTCGAGGGGCGGTGA
- a CDS encoding acetylxylan esterase, whose amino-acid sequence MHRCYALALSLLVAGTAAAQDAPLLPAGPTPPKQLLHELLLAECRAKFAARATEVEALRTPADIAARQDRLRKQFVAALGGFPDKTPLNARTVGTLKRDGYRIEKVIFESRPEHHVTANLYLPDGPGPFPAVLMPIGHSQTGKAADYVQRGCVLLVKNGFAALAYDPIGQGERVQLLDKLGQPAIKGSTSEHTMTMVGALPTGHCTASYRVWDGIRSLDYLCSRPEVDEKRLGCTGCSGGGTLTSYLMALDDRIAAAAPSCYLTSLDRLFSTIGPQDGEQNIPGQVAVGMDHADYVTMRAPKPTLVIAASKDFFDIKGTWDTFREASRVYAKLGFPERLSLVETDTSHGYPKSHREAAVRFFNRWLRGVDTPVTEGDFPIEKDADLRCTRTGNVIEDLKGRSVFDLNAVAADEARKQRKALDPAALRAAVAKQLGLTASPQTTVEKVGAEGREGYTLLKLIYRTDGGLPLPAVAFVPAKERRDGARVVLVHDGGKAAATADAEALAKAGRYVLALDLSGFGETAPGVAAPGRPNYFGVESRETFLSLHLSRPLLGRRVQDLMAVVKHLRSPADKEIELIGHGAAASVVLHTAALLPNDVAAVQLVGGGVSWDEVARTTVSVNQFAGVVPGALAVYDLPDLAASLSPRPLVIRAPKDAAGNAAPAALVERTFAPVRAAYAKDGADGRFTTTR is encoded by the coding sequence ATGCACCGCTGCTACGCCTTGGCGTTGTCGCTCCTCGTCGCCGGCACCGCCGCCGCGCAGGACGCGCCACTCCTCCCCGCCGGCCCCACGCCGCCGAAGCAACTCCTGCACGAACTCCTGCTCGCCGAGTGCCGCGCGAAGTTCGCCGCCCGCGCCACCGAGGTCGAGGCGCTGAGGACGCCCGCGGACATCGCAGCGCGCCAGGACCGGCTGCGGAAGCAGTTCGTCGCCGCACTCGGCGGCTTCCCCGACAAGACGCCGCTGAACGCCCGCACCGTCGGCACCCTGAAGCGCGACGGCTACCGCATCGAAAAGGTGATCTTCGAGAGCCGGCCGGAGCACCACGTCACCGCGAACCTGTACCTGCCGGACGGCCCCGGCCCGTTCCCGGCGGTGCTGATGCCGATCGGCCACAGCCAGACCGGCAAGGCCGCCGACTACGTGCAGCGCGGCTGCGTCCTGCTCGTGAAGAACGGCTTCGCGGCACTCGCCTACGACCCCATCGGTCAGGGCGAGCGCGTGCAGTTACTCGACAAGCTCGGCCAGCCCGCAATCAAGGGGAGCACCAGCGAGCACACCATGACGATGGTCGGCGCCCTGCCGACGGGGCACTGCACCGCCAGCTACCGCGTCTGGGACGGCATCCGCTCGCTGGACTATCTGTGTTCACGCCCCGAGGTGGACGAAAAGCGGCTCGGCTGCACCGGCTGCTCCGGCGGCGGCACGCTCACGTCGTACCTCATGGCGCTCGACGACCGCATCGCCGCGGCGGCGCCGTCGTGCTACCTCACGAGCCTCGACCGGCTGTTCAGTACGATCGGCCCGCAGGACGGCGAGCAGAACATCCCCGGCCAGGTGGCGGTCGGAATGGATCACGCCGACTACGTCACCATGCGGGCGCCGAAGCCGACGCTCGTGATCGCGGCGTCGAAGGACTTCTTCGACATCAAGGGGACGTGGGACACGTTTCGCGAGGCGAGCCGGGTGTACGCCAAGCTCGGCTTCCCGGAACGGCTGTCGCTCGTGGAGACGGACACGTCGCACGGCTACCCGAAAAGCCACCGCGAGGCGGCGGTGCGGTTCTTCAACCGCTGGCTCCGCGGCGTCGATACCCCGGTGACGGAGGGCGACTTCCCGATCGAGAAGGACGCCGACCTGCGCTGCACCCGCACCGGCAACGTGATCGAAGACCTGAAGGGCCGCTCCGTGTTCGACCTGAACGCCGTCGCGGCGGATGAGGCGCGGAAGCAGCGGAAGGCCCTGGACCCGGCGGCGCTGCGGGCCGCGGTGGCCAAGCAGCTGGGCCTGACCGCGTCCCCGCAGACGACGGTCGAGAAGGTCGGCGCCGAGGGCCGTGAGGGTTACACGCTGCTGAAGCTGATCTACCGCACCGACGGCGGGCTGCCGCTGCCGGCGGTGGCGTTCGTGCCCGCGAAGGAGCGGCGCGACGGGGCACGGGTGGTGCTCGTCCACGACGGCGGCAAGGCGGCCGCCACGGCCGACGCCGAGGCGCTGGCGAAGGCCGGGCGGTACGTCCTGGCGCTCGACCTGAGCGGCTTCGGCGAGACGGCCCCCGGCGTGGCTGCGCCCGGCCGGCCGAACTACTTCGGCGTCGAGTCGCGCGAGACGTTTCTGTCGCTGCACCTGAGCCGGCCCCTGCTCGGCCGGCGGGTGCAAGACTTGATGGCGGTCGTGAAGCATCTCCGCAGCCCCGCCGACAAGGAGATCGAGCTCATCGGCCACGGCGCCGCGGCGTCGGTGGTGCTGCACACCGCTGCGCTACTGCCGAACGACGTGGCGGCGGTGCAGTTGGTCGGCGGCGGCGTGTCGTGGGACGAGGTGGCGCGGACGACGGTGAGCGTGAACCAGTTCGCTGGAGTCGTGCCCGGGGCGCTGGCGGTGTACGACCTGCCCGACCTCGCCGCGAGTCTGTCGCCGCGCCCGCTGGTGATTCGCGCGCCGAAGGACGCCGCGGGGAACGCGGCGCCGGCGGCGCTGGTGGAGCGGACGTTCGCGCCGGTGCGGGCGGCCTACGCGAAGGACGGCGCCGACGGGCGGTTCACGACGACGCGGTAA